A part of Patescibacteria group bacterium genomic DNA contains:
- a CDS encoding SIS domain-containing protein, with the protein MTKEIAKEVKEEIKRMIDWMAAQKLKDEQIIKVVEEILNFKQTIFLTGLGRSGFDAGAFGMRLAHLGYDSRVLRETTAPPVKKGDLFVVVSGGGEHEIEQTRIAREIGAKVIAITSQTDSTLAKLADIKLIIPGRSKEESLSSSYKERRMRGLPIFPLGTAFEDFAMIVLDAIISHLAVMKKKTEKDLQERHPKIA; encoded by the coding sequence TTGACAAAAGAAATTGCTAAAGAAGTAAAAGAGGAAATAAAAAGAATGATTGACTGGATGGCCGCTCAAAAATTAAAAGATGAACAAATAATTAAAGTAGTGGAAGAAATCCTCAACTTTAAGCAAACAATTTTTCTCACAGGCTTAGGAAGGTCTGGGTTTGATGCTGGTGCCTTTGGAATGAGACTGGCTCACTTAGGTTACGACTCCCGGGTTTTAAGAGAAACCACTGCCCCACCTGTTAAAAAAGGTGATTTATTCGTTGTCGTTTCAGGGGGCGGAGAACACGAAATTGAACAAACAAGAATAGCTCGGGAAATTGGAGCGAAAGTGATAGCAATCACTTCTCAAACTGACTCAACTTTAGCAAAGCTTGCAGACATCAAATTAATTATTCCTGGGAGATCGAAAGAAGAAAGTTTATCTTCAAGCTACAAAGAAAGAAGAATGAGAGGGCTACCAATATTTCCTTTAGGCACTGCCTTTGAAGATTTTGCAATGATAGTATTAGATGCTATAATCAGCCACTTGGCCGTAATGAAAAAAAAGACAGAGAAAGACTTACAAGAAAGACACCCAAAAATAGCATAA
- a CDS encoding archease — translation MKKYEILEHKADLKIRAFGKEKPELFLNMLFGMADSQKAEKLAKKTKREIKIKSLDLAALLVDFLSEALYLSQVNKEIYFNAKFIKFTDREIKGELIGQKVKRFGEDIKAVTYHELDVLQKKDGTWEATVLFDI, via the coding sequence ATGAAAAAATATGAGATTTTAGAGCATAAGGCTGATTTAAAAATCAGGGCTTTCGGTAAAGAAAAGCCGGAGCTTTTTTTGAATATGCTTTTTGGGATGGCAGATTCTCAAAAGGCTGAAAAATTAGCAAAAAAAACAAAGAGAGAAATTAAAATAAAATCCCTTGATTTAGCTGCTCTTTTAGTTGATTTTTTGAGCGAGGCCCTTTATTTAAGTCAGGTGAATAAAGAAATCTATTTTAATGCCAAATTTATTAAATTCACCGATAGAGAAATTAAAGGAGAATTAATCGGTCAAAAAGTAAAAAGATTTGGTGAAGATATTAAGGCAGTGACTTATCATGAATTAGACGTTCTTCAAAAAAAAGACGGGACTTGGGAAGCAACGGTGTTATTTGACATCTAA